One Candidatus Marinarcus aquaticus genomic window carries:
- a CDS encoding ArsR/SmtB family transcription factor, with protein sequence MKTKDEKKLVRSCCEGVSYISDINKQLPTNNELINITNVFKALSDPTRVKMLYALMEYEICVGEMSNLLQIPQSHVSHQLRILKKYGIVDFEKDKKMSFYHIKEEYIRELLQFMLSKRKEP encoded by the coding sequence ATGAAAACAAAAGATGAAAAAAAGCTTGTGCGTTCATGTTGTGAAGGGGTGAGTTATATCTCAGATATTAATAAACAACTTCCAACAAACAATGAACTTATCAATATAACCAATGTATTTAAAGCATTGAGTGACCCAACTCGTGTGAAGATGTTGTATGCTCTAATGGAATATGAGATTTGTGTGGGGGAGATGTCCAATTTGCTTCAAATACCTCAATCGCATGTTTCACATCAATTGCGTATATTAAAGAAGTATGGTATTGTGGATTTTGAAAAAGATAAAAAAATGTCTTTTTATCACATCAAAGAGGAGTATATACGTGAACTCTTACAGTTCATGCTCAGTAAAAGAAAGGAGCCGTAA
- a CDS encoding heavy metal translocating P-type ATPase — translation MSKEKIHLNISGMTCVNCSNGIEKFLNKDAGVKSAQVSFASSEGEFTIDTEQISKEKLISKIELLGYGVQEDFKHLEAAQLKAFTKLKYVFTVSMSLTILIFILAMTSLIAEPLNMYLVFALASIVQFYCGSRFYTLSYKALKNRNYDMNVLVALGTSAAYFYSTLVVFAPTLFPEHLRFAYFDGAAVIITFVLLGRYLEECSKQKASDFLKKLMTLAPEIANLLQEDGSTKSVDVKELQIGDKVLVKSGEKIATDGVIVEGKADVDTSMITGESMPVYKSIDDEVLSGTLNTNGVITIEVSKLSNDTTLSKIIHLLKSAQSKQIPISRFADKIANIFVPTVISLSILTFIVWSLVGDMQNAILASISVLIISCPCALGLATPIAIVSSVSKGANEGILIKNPEILEVIKEIKFAVFDKTGTVTKGEISVAQTNVSKEYFSLIGSIEKLSEHPISKAIVKYLKNNDVAMNMHVEDVDIFVGKGIKATVDGKTVLLGNKKLLDEYAIKISQEHLNMYKSELESANGVILAAIDGQSIGSFSLEDQLKDDSKQMIERLKKMGIEPILLTGDNEITAHNIALQLGIEKVYSEVIPTEKYGVIERLQQEGKVMFVGDGINDAPSIKQADIGVTLNSGADISKDAGDIILVNNEMLSVTKSINLSAATMKIIKQNLFWAFIYNALGIPIAAGILYPIWGVMLTPMYAGIAMSFSSVTVVLNSLRLKFKKL, via the coding sequence ATGTCAAAAGAGAAGATTCATTTGAATATTTCAGGAATGACGTGTGTGAACTGCTCAAATGGAATTGAAAAGTTTTTAAATAAAGATGCTGGAGTAAAAAGTGCACAAGTGAGTTTTGCATCCAGTGAGGGTGAGTTTACCATTGACACAGAACAAATCTCAAAAGAGAAACTCATCAGTAAAATTGAGCTTTTAGGATATGGGGTTCAAGAAGATTTCAAACATTTAGAAGCCGCACAACTTAAAGCCTTTACGAAACTTAAATATGTCTTTACGGTTTCGATGTCGTTAACCATTCTCATTTTTATTTTAGCCATGACCTCTTTGATTGCAGAGCCTTTAAATATGTATTTGGTGTTTGCTTTGGCTTCAATAGTACAGTTTTATTGCGGAAGCAGATTTTATACGCTTTCCTATAAAGCCCTTAAAAATAGAAATTATGACATGAATGTATTGGTCGCACTGGGAACAAGTGCAGCATATTTTTACTCTACTTTGGTGGTCTTTGCTCCTACACTTTTTCCTGAACATTTACGATTTGCTTATTTTGATGGCGCAGCTGTGATTATCACTTTTGTACTTTTAGGACGATACCTTGAAGAGTGTTCAAAACAAAAAGCGAGTGATTTTTTAAAGAAATTGATGACCTTAGCTCCAGAGATTGCCAATTTACTACAAGAAGATGGCAGTACAAAATCTGTGGATGTTAAAGAGCTTCAAATAGGCGATAAGGTTTTAGTCAAGTCGGGTGAAAAGATTGCCACAGATGGTGTGATTGTTGAAGGGAAAGCCGATGTGGATACTTCAATGATAACAGGGGAGTCGATGCCTGTATATAAAAGCATTGATGATGAGGTATTATCCGGAACACTCAATACCAATGGAGTGATAACTATTGAGGTATCAAAACTCTCAAACGATACCACGCTTTCAAAAATCATTCATCTTCTTAAATCTGCACAAAGCAAACAAATACCTATCAGCCGCTTTGCAGATAAGATTGCCAATATTTTTGTACCTACAGTGATTTCTTTATCGATTCTAACTTTTATTGTTTGGTCGTTAGTAGGAGATATGCAAAATGCCATTTTAGCCAGTATCAGTGTATTGATTATCTCTTGCCCATGCGCTCTAGGTTTAGCAACACCCATTGCAATTGTAAGTTCTGTGAGTAAAGGAGCCAATGAAGGAATCCTTATTAAAAATCCAGAGATTTTAGAGGTGATCAAAGAGATTAAATTTGCAGTGTTTGATAAAACAGGTACGGTTACAAAAGGTGAAATCAGTGTGGCTCAAACCAATGTGAGTAAAGAGTACTTCTCTTTGATTGGTTCCATTGAAAAATTAAGTGAACACCCCATATCAAAAGCCATTGTAAAGTATCTTAAAAACAATGATGTTGCAATGAATATGCATGTTGAAGATGTAGATATTTTTGTGGGGAAAGGCATAAAAGCCACCGTAGATGGAAAAACAGTTCTATTGGGAAATAAAAAACTTTTAGATGAGTATGCGATCAAGATTTCACAAGAACATTTGAATATGTATAAAAGCGAACTTGAAAGTGCCAATGGAGTTATTTTAGCTGCGATTGATGGTCAAAGTATTGGTTCTTTTTCACTGGAAGACCAGCTCAAAGATGACTCAAAGCAGATGATTGAACGGCTTAAAAAAATGGGCATCGAACCTATTTTACTCACGGGAGATAATGAAATCACTGCACACAATATCGCTTTACAGCTGGGAATTGAAAAGGTTTACAGTGAAGTGATTCCGACAGAAAAATATGGGGTGATAGAGCGTCTACAACAAGAGGGAAAAGTGATGTTTGTGGGTGATGGGATTAATGATGCACCATCCATTAAACAAGCCGATATTGGGGTGACGTTGAACTCAGGTGCAGATATCAGTAAAGATGCGGGAGATATTATCTTAGTGAACAATGAGATGCTCTCAGTGACTAAAAGCATTAACCTCTCTGCTGCCACCATGAAAATCATCAAACAAAATCTGTTTTGGGCATTTATTTACAATGCTTTAGGTATTCCAATTGCTGCAGGTATTTTATACCCAATTTGGGGTGTGATGCTTACTCCAATGTATGCTGGAATTGCAATGAGTTTTAGTTCCGTTACTGTGGTATTGAACTCTTTACGATTAAAATTTAAAAAATTATAG
- a CDS encoding DNA-processing protein DprA, producing MYQQIHHTLEELQQMTNPLEMFYYKGNIELLQSQKVSVVGTRHPNQYTKNFTFQLSNKLAQANTTVVSGGAMGVDAIAHKASKPYTIMISPCGINHRYPKINKKLIEELEHTALVMSQFEPNYEATPYSFVQRNEVVVALGECLVVTQCDLKSGSMRSVEFALKMQKPIYVLPHQIGQSEGTNYLLKEGLAQAIYDIDAFVQTYSSKESFLQTSSSFLNYCKSTPLYEEALKEFKKELFEAELNGEIQIINGRVQLL from the coding sequence ATGTATCAACAAATCCACCATACTCTTGAAGAGTTACAACAGATGACCAATCCCCTTGAAATGTTCTATTATAAAGGCAATATTGAACTTTTACAATCACAAAAAGTCTCTGTGGTAGGCACCCGTCATCCCAATCAATATACCAAAAATTTCACCTTTCAACTTAGTAATAAATTAGCTCAAGCCAATACAACAGTAGTCAGTGGCGGTGCCATGGGTGTAGATGCCATTGCCCATAAAGCAAGTAAGCCATACACCATTATGATAAGTCCTTGTGGTATTAATCACAGATATCCCAAAATAAACAAAAAGCTTATTGAAGAGTTAGAGCACACTGCTTTGGTTATGAGTCAATTTGAACCCAATTACGAAGCCACACCTTACAGTTTCGTTCAAAGAAATGAAGTCGTTGTTGCTTTGGGAGAATGCTTGGTTGTCACTCAGTGTGATTTAAAAAGTGGCAGTATGAGAAGTGTGGAGTTTGCTCTGAAGATGCAAAAGCCTATTTATGTTCTGCCTCATCAAATTGGACAAAGTGAAGGCACAAACTATCTTTTAAAGGAAGGGTTAGCTCAAGCGATTTACGACATCGATGCTTTTGTTCAAACTTACAGTTCTAAAGAGAGTTTTTTACAAACTTCATCCTCTTTTTTAAATTATTGTAAAAGTACTCCTTTATATGAAGAGGCACTTAAAGAGTTCAAAAAAGAACTCTTTGAAGCGGAACTCAATGGTGAGATTCAAATTATCAACGGTCGAGTGCAACTGCTATAA
- a CDS encoding cytochrome-c peroxidase — protein sequence MKTTKIVSTLLLVSSFVCADALVEKVKKSGIKAIPQSQHELLTIIDDKKDPITSEKVELGKKLYFDPRLSRSNLISCNTCHNLALGGADGISAAIGHKWTANPHHLNSPTVYNSVFFDAQFWDGRSAHLADQAQGPVQAGPEMASPKELVEQRVNSIPAYVEEFKKAYGDKVDVNFERITSTIAIFEKTLVTPSRFDQFLNGNANALTKAEKKGLNTFIDKGCASCHNGIALGGTLQPFEIAAKYKFSEVGDFKGNANGMVKTPTLRNITETGPYFHNGAIWSLTEAVKEMGSVQLGINISDKEAGEIVTFLNSLTGEKPTITYPILPASTDKTPKPSFD from the coding sequence ATGAAAACAACAAAAATAGTAAGCACACTGTTATTAGTGTCAAGTTTTGTTTGTGCAGATGCACTTGTAGAAAAAGTAAAAAAAAGTGGGATTAAAGCAATTCCACAAAGTCAACATGAACTTCTTACCATTATTGATGATAAGAAAGACCCAATTACCAGTGAAAAAGTAGAGTTAGGTAAAAAACTCTATTTTGATCCACGACTTTCACGAAGTAATTTAATCAGCTGTAATACATGTCACAACTTAGCTCTGGGGGGAGCAGACGGTATCAGTGCGGCAATTGGTCATAAATGGACAGCCAATCCTCATCATTTAAATTCACCCACAGTATACAACTCAGTCTTTTTTGATGCTCAGTTCTGGGATGGGCGAAGTGCTCACTTAGCTGACCAAGCTCAAGGTCCTGTTCAAGCAGGTCCAGAAATGGCTTCGCCTAAAGAGCTAGTGGAACAAAGAGTGAACTCTATTCCTGCATACGTGGAAGAGTTCAAAAAAGCGTATGGGGATAAAGTGGATGTAAACTTCGAGCGAATTACATCAACGATTGCAATTTTCGAAAAAACATTGGTTACACCTTCAAGATTTGACCAATTTTTAAATGGAAATGCCAATGCTTTGACAAAAGCTGAGAAAAAAGGTCTCAATACTTTTATTGATAAAGGGTGTGCCTCTTGTCATAATGGTATTGCATTAGGTGGAACACTTCAACCGTTTGAAATAGCGGCTAAGTATAAATTTTCTGAAGTGGGAGATTTTAAAGGTAATGCTAATGGTATGGTAAAAACACCAACACTGAGAAACATTACTGAAACAGGTCCTTATTTCCATAATGGTGCTATCTGGTCTTTAACTGAAGCAGTTAAAGAGATGGGTTCTGTACAATTAGGAATTAACATCAGTGATAAAGAAGCCGGGGAAATTGTAACGTTCTTAAACTCTTTAACAGGAGAGAAACCTACAATTACCTATCCAATTCTTCCAGCAAGTACGGATAAAACTCCAAAACCTTCATTTGATTAG
- a CDS encoding divergent polysaccharide deacetylase family protein encodes MAKRKTRKKTTAKKNQNHTKLKIINIILLILVITLSVTIISYYFILQDKQTTSQTKTETQKKTTVKKPSVTQKIQEELTHVEKAFEEYTDELKKDYTHEPVLPTEKPSVINPEQPKATTKSDKPKIAIVIDDVTLKSQVKNLQNINYKVNMSFMPPTKTHPNSAKIAQNLPFYMIHFPMQANSFKFEEANTLHIGDSYEKIEQRVKAIREFYPEAVFTNNHTGSKFTSDHDSMDKLFRALKKYNFSFLDSRTTAKTVAKEYATKYGVPFLARNIFLDNELKYDYIQGQLKKAIAIAKKSGYAIAIGHPHSITIQVLKESKDLLKDLDVVYINELPIN; translated from the coding sequence ATGGCAAAAAGAAAAACTAGAAAAAAAACAACCGCAAAAAAAAATCAAAATCATACAAAATTAAAAATCATTAATATTATTTTACTGATTCTGGTGATTACACTGAGTGTCACTATCATAAGTTACTACTTTATTTTACAAGACAAACAAACCACTTCACAAACAAAAACTGAAACTCAAAAAAAAACAACCGTTAAAAAACCTTCTGTAACTCAAAAGATTCAAGAAGAATTAACCCATGTTGAAAAAGCATTTGAAGAGTACACAGATGAACTGAAAAAAGATTACACGCATGAACCTGTTTTACCAACAGAAAAACCTTCTGTAATAAACCCTGAACAACCAAAAGCAACAACTAAAAGTGATAAGCCTAAAATTGCCATTGTGATTGACGATGTGACCTTAAAATCACAAGTAAAAAACTTACAAAACATTAATTACAAAGTAAACATGTCTTTTATGCCACCTACAAAAACACATCCAAATTCTGCGAAAATTGCACAAAATCTTCCTTTTTATATGATACATTTTCCAATGCAAGCCAACAGCTTTAAATTTGAAGAAGCGAACACTTTGCATATTGGGGACAGTTATGAAAAAATTGAACAACGTGTAAAAGCCATAAGAGAGTTTTATCCAGAAGCTGTTTTTACAAACAATCACACCGGAAGTAAATTCACATCCGACCATGATTCAATGGACAAACTGTTCAGAGCACTTAAAAAATATAATTTTTCGTTCTTAGACAGTCGAACCACAGCAAAAACCGTTGCAAAAGAGTATGCAACCAAATATGGTGTACCCTTTTTAGCACGTAATATCTTTTTAGATAATGAGTTAAAATATGATTACATTCAAGGTCAACTCAAAAAAGCAATCGCCATTGCGAAAAAAAGTGGTTATGCTATTGCCATTGGACATCCACATTCCATTACGATTCAAGTTCTAAAAGAGTCAAAAGATTTATTAAAAGATTTAGATGTTGTTTATATCAATGAGTTGCCGATAAACTAA
- the ilvC gene encoding ketol-acid reductoisomerase: MALNVYYDKDCNIDLIKSKKVAMIGFGSQGHAHAENLRDSGVEVIVGLRKGGSSWAKAEAKGFETLTVAEATAKADVVMILLPDENQADIYANEIKPNLKDGAYLAFGHGFNIHYGRITPDANTNVMMVAPKAPGHTVRSEFTKGGGIPDLIAIHQDASGDTKDVALAYASAIGGGRTGIIETTFKDETETDLFGEQAVLCGGATALVQAGFETLTEAGYDPMMAYFECLHELKLIVDLMYEGGIADMRYSISNTAEYGDYIAGKRVINDESKQAMRELLKEIQDGRFAKDFILEGQAGYPRMNAERKNSKASLIEQTGAQLRSMMPWIAAKKIVQQDKN; the protein is encoded by the coding sequence ATGGCATTAAACGTTTATTATGACAAAGATTGTAACATCGATTTAATCAAATCTAAAAAAGTTGCAATGATTGGTTTTGGTTCTCAAGGACACGCACACGCAGAAAACTTAAGAGACTCTGGTGTTGAAGTTATCGTAGGTCTTAGAAAAGGTGGATCTTCTTGGGCAAAAGCTGAAGCTAAAGGTTTTGAAACTTTAACTGTTGCAGAAGCTACAGCTAAGGCAGATGTAGTAATGATTTTATTACCAGATGAAAATCAAGCAGACATCTATGCAAACGAAATTAAGCCAAATCTTAAAGATGGTGCTTACTTAGCATTTGGACACGGATTTAACATCCACTACGGAAGAATCACTCCTGATGCAAACACAAACGTAATGATGGTTGCTCCTAAAGCTCCAGGTCATACAGTACGTTCTGAGTTTACTAAAGGTGGGGGAATTCCTGACTTAATCGCAATTCACCAAGACGCTTCTGGAGATACTAAAGACGTTGCTTTAGCATACGCTTCAGCAATTGGTGGTGGTCGAACTGGAATTATTGAAACTACTTTCAAAGACGAAACAGAGACGGATCTTTTCGGTGAGCAAGCTGTATTATGTGGTGGCGCGACTGCATTAGTTCAAGCTGGATTTGAGACATTAACTGAAGCTGGATATGACCCAATGATGGCATACTTCGAGTGTTTACATGAGTTAAAATTAATCGTTGACTTAATGTATGAAGGTGGTATTGCAGATATGAGATATTCTATTTCTAATACTGCTGAGTACGGTGATTATATTGCTGGAAAAAGAGTTATCAATGATGAGTCTAAACAAGCAATGAGAGAACTTTTAAAAGAGATTCAAGACGGAAGATTTGCTAAAGACTTTATCTTAGAAGGTCAAGCAGGATACCCAAGAATGAACGCTGAAAGAAAGAACTCTAAAGCTTCTTTAATTGAGCAAACAGGTGCACAATTAAGATCTATGATGCCATGGATTGCAGCTAAAAAAATCGTTCAACAAGACAAAAACTAA
- a CDS encoding sensor histidine kinase: MIQNTLTLTLKKLILLLSVFFVGILLLISIHLVFIKLIDKLDKKTDNLKAKIQLGEYIVTDLYKIRADFYELATTTSNEKGRLLIIDKINHRISIIREILNILEHGGEFTREIKLNITGHLKTTKTITYENVSHNISLETIDIRPKIEELVEMTQMLTHLVQKRDSFLQLNDKEKYFEYSREIKRFYKTTPAYFTRMSENTSRLLYEGEIELAKLEENILKEKSFYLYIEILTVLVIVLCVILLGYIIAKQIHQNSKKLQNLNEELANSMFDLKRQEKFIRGILDSQPNIVVVSDGEKMIDSNEALIDFFEGYDSFEDFKKKHACICDYFENLNNDEYITDKDYGKGKKWYEYILETPNRIHKVAMYKGHELHYFTITAKKNYIDKENFIVVVSLNDITELIYAQTKLKSLNDNLEGMVNKKTNELKKLNDNLEQRIKKEVEINRQRDKQLIQQSRFASMGEMIGNIAHQWRQPLSAISSTVSAMQLQRQIQIASQEDVDKSYSDIMKYVDFLTHTIEDFRSFFKQDKQLVNIDILDVMEKTINITHATYKNQRIEIIKEYENQNLESFGLPNELSQVFLNLLTNSKDALIENKVEKKFVKIRAYTQEEMHIIEIVDNAGGIKKEVIDKIFDPYFTTKHQSQGTGIGLYISKDIIEKHLKGLITVYNETNEFSGEKYTGACFKITLPKI; this comes from the coding sequence ATGATACAAAATACACTTACATTAACACTCAAAAAACTCATTCTGCTTTTAAGTGTATTTTTTGTTGGTATTTTACTGCTCATTTCTATTCATCTTGTGTTTATAAAACTCATTGATAAACTCGATAAAAAAACCGATAACCTCAAAGCAAAAATACAACTGGGCGAATACATCGTTACAGATTTGTATAAAATACGTGCTGATTTTTATGAATTAGCTACGACCACATCCAATGAAAAAGGGCGTCTTCTTATCATAGATAAAATCAACCATCGTATCAGTATCATACGCGAAATTTTAAATATTTTAGAACATGGTGGAGAGTTTACACGAGAGATTAAACTCAATATCACGGGGCATCTTAAAACCACAAAAACCATCACTTATGAAAATGTATCGCACAATATTTCACTTGAAACCATTGATATTCGACCTAAAATTGAAGAGTTGGTTGAAATGACTCAAATGCTGACGCATTTGGTGCAAAAAAGAGACAGTTTTTTACAACTCAATGACAAAGAGAAGTATTTTGAATACTCTCGGGAAATCAAACGTTTTTATAAAACCACACCTGCATATTTTACACGAATGAGCGAAAACACCAGTCGACTTTTGTATGAAGGGGAGATTGAATTAGCCAAGCTTGAAGAAAATATTTTAAAAGAGAAAAGTTTCTACTTGTATATTGAGATTTTGACGGTTTTAGTCATTGTTTTATGTGTGATTTTATTGGGATACATCATTGCCAAACAGATACACCAAAACAGTAAAAAACTGCAAAACCTCAATGAAGAACTTGCTAATAGCATGTTTGACCTTAAACGTCAAGAGAAATTTATTCGGGGTATTTTGGATTCACAACCCAATATTGTTGTTGTCAGTGATGGAGAGAAAATGATCGATTCCAATGAAGCACTCATTGATTTTTTTGAAGGCTATGACAGTTTTGAAGACTTTAAGAAAAAACATGCATGTATTTGTGATTATTTTGAAAATCTCAACAACGATGAATATATCACAGACAAAGATTATGGGAAGGGAAAAAAATGGTATGAATACATTCTTGAAACCCCTAATCGAATTCATAAAGTTGCCATGTACAAAGGTCATGAACTGCACTATTTTACCATCACAGCAAAAAAGAATTACATCGATAAAGAGAATTTTATTGTGGTGGTTTCACTCAACGATATTACTGAGCTTATTTATGCTCAAACCAAACTCAAATCGCTCAATGATAACCTTGAAGGCATGGTCAATAAAAAGACCAATGAACTTAAAAAACTCAATGATAACCTCGAACAACGTATCAAAAAAGAGGTTGAGATTAACCGTCAAAGAGATAAACAACTTATCCAACAATCCCGCTTTGCTTCGATGGGAGAGATGATTGGTAATATTGCACACCAATGGCGACAACCCTTAAGTGCAATCTCTTCAACCGTGTCAGCCATGCAACTGCAACGACAAATCCAGATTGCTTCGCAAGAGGATGTGGACAAATCCTACTCAGACATCATGAAATATGTTGATTTTTTAACCCACACCATTGAAGATTTTAGAAGCTTCTTTAAACAAGATAAACAACTCGTAAATATTGATATTTTAGATGTCATGGAAAAAACCATCAACATCACACATGCAACGTATAAAAACCAACGTATTGAAATCATCAAAGAGTATGAAAATCAAAATTTAGAATCGTTTGGGCTTCCCAATGAGCTTTCACAAGTCTTTTTAAATCTTTTAACCAACTCCAAAGATGCGCTTATAGAGAACAAAGTTGAGAAAAAATTTGTAAAAATCCGTGCTTATACTCAAGAAGAAATGCATATCATTGAAATAGTAGACAACGCAGGGGGGATTAAAAAAGAGGTCATCGATAAAATTTTTGACCCATACTTTACAACCAAACACCAAAGTCAAGGAACTGGTATTGGGCTTTATATCAGCAAAGACATCATCGAAAAACACCTCAAAGGACTTATCACCGTCTATAACGAAACCAATGAGTTTTCAGGCGAAAAATATACGGGCGCTTGCTTTAAAATAACATTACCTAAAATTTAG
- a CDS encoding extracellular solute-binding protein, whose protein sequence is MFKRLLFSMISFLYFSTNTFAHDKSILIFYCGITMVKPITEMAKIIEKKHNCEIKISQGGSKDLYDALKFSQKGDLYLPGSDSYRKNNLKDGFLLDSKYIGYNQAALFVQKGNPLHIQGLDDLIRQDLSVILCDPNSGSIGRMTKKSLVTYKDEAFFYKVFDNASQIGTDSRNLNKALIEKKADLTINWRATAFWPENNQHIDVLELPEEIASKKKLVINLLSFSQHKEIARDFINFAASKEGQAIMKKYGFL, encoded by the coding sequence ATGTTCAAACGACTGTTATTTTCTATGATCAGCTTTTTGTACTTCTCAACAAACACCTTTGCTCATGACAAATCCATACTCATTTTTTATTGTGGTATTACCATGGTCAAACCCATTACAGAAATGGCAAAAATCATCGAAAAAAAACACAATTGTGAAATTAAAATCTCACAAGGTGGTTCCAAAGACCTTTACGATGCTCTCAAATTTAGTCAAAAAGGGGATCTTTACCTCCCTGGAAGTGACTCATACCGAAAAAACAATTTAAAAGATGGTTTCTTATTGGACTCTAAATACATTGGATACAATCAAGCAGCTCTTTTTGTACAAAAAGGCAACCCTTTGCATATACAAGGATTAGATGACTTGATAAGACAGGACCTCTCTGTAATTTTATGTGATCCCAACAGTGGAAGTATTGGACGTATGACAAAAAAGAGTCTGGTTACTTATAAAGACGAAGCCTTTTTTTATAAAGTCTTTGACAATGCGTCCCAAATTGGGACAGATTCTCGTAATTTAAATAAAGCGTTGATTGAAAAAAAAGCGGATTTAACCATCAACTGGCGAGCTACTGCATTTTGGCCTGAAAACAATCAACACATTGACGTCCTTGAATTGCCCGAAGAGATTGCTTCGAAAAAAAAACTTGTAATCAATCTGCTCAGTTTTTCACAACACAAAGAGATTGCCCGTGATTTTATCAATTTCGCAGCTTCCAAAGAGGGTCAAGCCATCATGAAAAAATATGGATTTTTATAA